One Halichondria panicea chromosome 6, odHalPani1.1, whole genome shotgun sequence genomic window carries:
- the LOC135337050 gene encoding 1-phosphatidylinositol 3-phosphate 5-kinase-like isoform X2 has protein sequence MSVTQTKSTNQSSAPPSKPTNQKASTVATASRPSTTVNVSKVQSSNPQKTGNNPQAYVLLEGVLQILKNKPPRLLGIAPQKPPSRQPPKSASPNRAPPSTQPQPGVAKWSSNDKVSFKLDSEQLSLTSYTHPHPPPSNHSPSGRGQSMERSGTMDRREVLSRFGNIGKDEEGTDLRKYWMPDKACKDCSDCGVKFSLFIRRHHCRICGRIYCNNCCSLTIPAAELRPNLQGNLRVCKECKNIFREFHSRKPKQDSPLLSSEGQSSDSSNLSPSLSGTMTPVKLQVTSSDPPSPMSMHSSSGERVLKSTSGTLKNTSRPVSMLSPHKSWDEASGRSQEHTDLSPSRHDLYHLTRRSGLAGFDSLTVGQKGESLLNLDEDELEDIATGVWLKLQDPDIGLPRLHHRYRLRNFPDTYSGHELVEWLVVNEHVRSREVAIRVGQALVDTKRLNIVTADPYFREDVNLFLELVEAANSLPDNQEGPLLTDAPKWFQHLRDDEETENQGEMDVTRGFIHVSPTHRRSLAEKGVRVSSIHLEAEKRNSRPTSYTSLGRGELENEDEYLVIDREQSMRAKQDPPYFPTIPSIDQTLSPTRQSFSMIGSEEIVQSLPVDGLSAATEAAKECADEKSKASIPSDKALTHYERVHDDHYHSLMVQQMKSLGLNLKWMEVIKPLIMEATRNVRTDALPDDLMDINQYVKIKKIPRGIRNNCTLVYGVVGTKNVTHKKMLRSIKNPKILLLKCAFEFQRKENQLSSFDTLQLQEEKYLKNLVVKVSTIKPNLILVQSSVSRLALEMLYELGIVVAVNVKPSVMGRVARSTNGEILHSLDQLMFGTASIFGTCGHFYIRTFPLSDGDKKTLMYFDHCPQQLGCVIILQGAPLKELKKVKKVVQFGLHIAHNSILETHFLVDEFAWPKDINKDDPSTPPEDYTSTSSTPEWSLYPSLGYPLKSLSHGELQRKLEALKFVEIDTEDLEVVSELAPTQIEDDSEVVPEQEKQLVVEDETMEKEQLIGTVEIEAPVPSTEQDTPVSVAEMMEDQNQTMDVQTPLIGDEVATDTQADVDNVEVKEEPLIQTVARTPYTGIMTGKILDELAEEEFKLAHRSQLLSISPYVKFKTPYLQTPKGRSADSRRYLPNVIYWSYHFKAKNLFKYAQRLELKLDSTTRLEMGLTKSTVQSTVGMESGRDNQSLGLELVPTQPSYKSVSSHPFTSSIFLIQANSSEMKAALADFRSRAGYKDEANTFLFKTAEKASNYHLYLENVFSKCREFELAAAAIEESPASSETEVSMATSGGPEVKSKRGVSKSKSRKSKDPFKKLMPGKIIKKFVKKVVRKVDAIDDDSQQIITEEEICTDSDIVVDDMEAVSQSILLVSTDENGVTVAADIMDFSSTESDDEDFIKERATPKNGDKNRDSGGSRKWPEKFGTLEDFDRSSRGNAETEDDYHGDLNYEVWLAADEQLDCFDPIKHQGISILFSNTSHDGLKHQDPCVPPCVIPMFYYGRNDISLGEFLHRYCFRSSYHCHACGSDMVQHQRHVIHALSAIHINMQKLVSPLPGNDDGVYTWLACKFCDQCTPYTKMSKDSLLFSFAKFLELKFYSETYGTRYQGDQNSACTHSVHKDYVQYFLHKDKLAAFQPDTVDMLDVLVPPRTIHITTPRRRFHLDFKTEIKQVQRIVEGVFYRIGQKLERYRLEPVAHTVDDHIANSKAERDALRSKVRQLKDLVVLGCPFQSGEEAGKDNMKIDHEMEASIIGNLQDNIADLKRCIADLVDCWNINLEDMDSKVREYRRKMREKDSIQGESSRDSPATATPTSSTHSTPLQSIIPSTEPSRSSQGNTPYGTPPGSTHSDSVDLNTVSASNLLAVGGKDSRPPSPDTGAKAHSRNLSDSGLLQSEAMDKTHKRQFSDSVGLQISKDSAGVLSPIETTPLYSSEGGLSSMDAPTTPSGGPSLSELTEEGEIPIIEGETPSNVGVAEEPGVDVPVKEGEIPNKDGEVPNEKPGVEGDVKHENAPKEVPTPKPQSQDIAKSAEREEEVQTDSAGGLLARLRGKETQDSKDDPTKFYLLDPYVITTNSPMSSRSSTQAPSHSTSPSYPDPPLTVKASKKQVGSQKRSSLAQTATESHSEGRGGSEKRLKDKERTGVLSRPFQRLPAPFSNTEHHSMHSIITLPMSIYEKEPTSIIAFALSSREYLRKLKLLQERTAVKLSGASAKVTEVKPAPTASPKPKRHTSDSEKGPPPGANAANIKTNLKAVINELKKKGSGISLFSGSASIQTSPEALETIPDLSKKAELTTSLSVKSYDPSIASSRLSDPSTEGVGPNIGLGGADEMDSGKTTSHVSLEFTSPDKSASFFCKVYYAEEFRELRELIFPSGEESFIRSLSRCIKYDAKGGKSRSAFCKVADDRFILKQVKSIEISSFELFAPHYLKHVTKALEDKRPLTLAKILGAYSIGFRNSRTGSSKRLDVLVMENLLYEHSTNKVFDLKGSMRSRFIDPSKESSGDVLLDENYLQSICCNPVYVYPHSKCVLMQAILADTEFLAQNAIMDYSLLTCIDDSTGELVVGIIDYIRTFTLDKRVEMFLKKTAGKTLPTVVYPELYRKRFCEAMDKYFTVVPDKWTGLGADVKY, from the exons ATGAGCGTAACTCAAACCAAATCCACCAACCAGTCAAGTGCCCCACCCTCAAAACCGACCAATCAGAAAGCGTCTACAGTTGCTACCGCCTCTAGGCCTTCAACTACTGTGAACGTCAGcaaagttcaaagttcaaaTCCTCAAAAGACTGGCAATAATCCACAAGCCTACGTCCTGCTCGAGGGGGTACTTCAAATCCTCAAAAACAAGCCCCCCAGACTTTTAGGGATTGCGCCACAAAAACCACCGTCTAGGCAACCCCCGAAATCAGCATCCCCCAACAGAGCACCTCCTTCGACGCAACCACAACCCGGAGTGGCGAAATGGAGTTCAAACGATAAAGTATCTTTTAAATTAGATTCGGAGCAACTGTCTCTGACGTCGTACACCCATCCTCACCCACCCCCCTCTAACCATAGCCCCTCGGGCAGGGGGCAGTCCATGGAGAGGTCTGGCACAATGGACAGGAGGGAAGTGTTGTCACGCTTTGGCAACATCGGGAAGGACGAG gaggGTACAGACCTCCGCAAATACTGGATGCCGGACAAGGCTTGCAAGGATTGCTCAGACTGTGGAGTCAAGTTCAGCCTGTTTATCCGTCGCCATCACTGCAGGATATGTGGCCGTATCTACTGCAATAACTGCTGCTCCCTGACCATACCCGCTGCTGAACTCAGACCCAACCTACAG GGCAATCTCCGTGTGTGCAAAGAGTGTAAAAACATTTTTCGAGAGTTTCATTCACGAAAGCCGAAACAAGATTCGCCTCTCCTAAGTAGtgagggtcaaagttcagaTTCTTCCAACCTCTCGCCCAGTCTCTCTGGTACTATGACCCCTGTCAAGCTTCAGGTGACATCAAGTGATCCACCGTCACCAATGAGCATGCACAGTAGCTCAGGGGAGAGAGTTTTGAAGTCTacaag tggcacATTGAAGAATACGTCTCGTCCAGTCAGTATGCTCAGTCCTCACAAGTCCTGGGACGAGGCTAGTGGGCGGAGTCAGGAGCACACTGATTTATCACCCTCAAGACATGACTTGTATCACCTCACTCGTAGAAGTGGTTTGGCAGGTTTTGACAGTCTCACAGTCGGTCAAAAGGGGGAGAGTCTACTAAACCTGGACGAG GACGAACTAGAGGACATAGCTACTGGAGTGTGGCTCAAACTACAAGACCCGGACATTGGTCTACCTCGTCTCCACCATCGCTATCGGTTACGGAACTTCCCCGACACGTACAGCGGTCATGAGCTCGTGGAATGGCTAGTGGTCAACGAACATGTGAGATCAAG ggaggtGGCCATTCGTGTCGGTCAGGCTCTAGTGGACACCAAACGTCTCAACATCGTCACTGCAGATCCCTACTTCCGAGAAGACGTAAACTTATTCCTAGAGTTGGTGGAGGCAGCTAATTCACTGCCGGATAATCAAGAGGGTCCATTACTAACAGATGCTCCGAAGTGGTTCCAACATCTCAGAGATGATGAAGAGACAGAAAACCA AGGAGAGATGGATGTGACTCGAGGGTTCATCCACGTATCCCCCACACACCGACGATCTCTTGCAGAGAAAGGTGTTCGAGTTTCCTCCATTCATCTCGAGGCGGAGAAGAGAAACTCACGGCCGACTTCGTATACCTCTCTAGGACGCGGAGAATTGGAGAATGAAGACGAATATTTGGTCATCGATCGAGAGCAAAGTATGCGAGCGAAACAAGACCCTCCGTACTTCCCAACTATACCGAGTATCGATCAAACTTTAAGCCCTACTCGACAAAGTTTCTCTATGATTGGAAGCGAAGAAATTGTTCAGTCCCTACCAGTGGATGGTCTCAGTGCTGCCACAGAGGCGGCCAAGGAATGTGCCGACGAGAAATCTAAAGCGTCTATCCCTAGTGACAAAGCTTTAACTCATTACGAGCGTGTACACGATGATCATTACCACTCTCTCATGGTCCAGCAAATGAAGAGCCTTGGCCTCAACTTGAAATGGATGGAAGTGATCAAACCGCTGATAATGGAGGCAACTCGTAACGTTCGTACGGATGCTCTACCAGACGATCTGATGGATATAAACCAATATGTGAAGATCAAGAAAATTCCACGTGGTATAAGAAACAACTGCACTCTAGTGTATGGCGTTGTTGGCACGAAAAATGTCACGCACAAAAAGATGCTCAGATCCATCAAAAACCCAAAGATTCTTCTTTTAAAATGTGCCTTTGAATTCCAACGAAAAGAAAACCAATTGTCGTCGTTCGACACTCTTCAACTTCAAGAAGAGAAATACCTGAAGAACCTGGTTGTCAAAGTGAGTACTATAAAACCAAATCTCATTCTGGTTCAAAGCTCTGTGTCTCGGCTTGCTCTTGAGATGCTGTATGAGCTAGGTATCGTTGTAGCCGTGAATGTCAAACCTTCAGTAATGGGCCGAGTTGCTCGGAGCACAAACGGCGAAATCCTACACTCTCTCGATCAGCTGATGTTTGGAACTGCTTCGATTTTCGGTACATGTGGACATTTTTACATTCGTACTTTTCCATTATCGGATGGCGATAAGAAGACGCTGATGTATTTCGATCATTGCCCTCAGCAACTTGGTTGTGTGATCATCCTACAAGGGGCTCCGTTAAAAGAACTAAAAAAAGTCAAAAAAGTGGTCCAATTCGGGCTCCACATTGCTCATAATTCCATATTGGAAACTCATTTTCTTGTGGACGAATTTGCATGGCCTAAGGATATAAACAAAGACGACCCCTCCACACCCCCTGAGGACTACACCTCCACAAGCTCCACCCCGGAATGGTCGCTATATCCATCCCTCGGCTATCCCCTAAAATCCCTCTCTCACGGAGAGCTGCAAAGGAAACTAGAGGCTTTGAAATTTGTTGAAATTGATACAGAAGACTTGGAAGTTGTTTCGGAACTTGCCCCAACTCAAATTGAAGATGATTCAGAAGTTGTTCCTGAACAGGAAAAACAATTAGTAGTGGAAGATGAAACAATGGAAAAAGAACAACTTATCGGCACGGTTGAGATTGAGGCTCCTGTGCCATCTACTGAACAAGATACCCCAGTGTCTGTTGCTGAAATGATGGAGGATCAAAACCAAACGATGGACGTGCAAACTCCACTGATTGGGGATGAAGTAGCCACAGATACACAAGCTGATGTAGACAATGTTGAGGTTAAAGAAGAGCCCTTGATTCAAACTGTTGCACGCACTCCATATACGGGTATAATGACAGGCAAAATACTCGATGAACTTGCCGAGGAGGAATTCAAACTAGCCCATCGAAGTCAACTCCTTTCCATATCTCCATACGTGAAATTCAAAACTCCGTATTTACAAACCCCCAAGGGAAGATCAGCTGATTCTAGACGATACCTACCAAACGTTATCTACTGGTCATATCACTTCAAAGCCAAGAACTTATTCAAGTATGCCCAACGTTTGGAACTGAAATTGGACTCCACCACTCGCTTGGAAATGGGACTCACAAAGAGCACTGTACAGAGCACTGTTGGAATGGAATCTGGACGTGACAATCAGAGTCTAGGTTTGGAACTGGTTCCTACACAACCATCGTACAAGAGCGTGTCCAGTCATCCGTTCACTAGTTCCATTTTCCTCATTCAAGCCAACAGTAGCGAAATGAAAGCTGCACTGGCTGATTTTCGATCTCGAGCGGGTTACAAAGACGAAGCAAACACATTTCTTTTCAAAACAGCGGAAAAAGCCTCCAATTATCATCTCTATCTAGAAAATGTGTTCAGCAAATGTCGGGAATTTGAACTTGCAGCAGCGGCAATAGAAGAGTCCCCAGCCTCGTCCGAGACAGAGGTATCCATGGCAACTAGCGGAGGCCCAGAGGTTAAATCTAAGAGGGGTGTGTCTAAGTCGAAATCACGGAAATCAAAGGACCCGTTTAAAAAACTCATGCCTGGAAAAATTATTAAGAAATTTGTTAAAAAAGTTGTTAGGAAAGTTGATGCAATAGACGATGACTCACAGCAAATTATTACCGAGGAGGAAATATGTACTGACAGCGATATAGTGGTCGATGATATGGAAGCAGTATCGCAGAGTATACTGTTAGTATCAACAGATGAGAACGGTGTGACTGTGGCGGCAGATATCATGGACTTTTCGAGCACGGAAAGTGACGATGAAGATTTTATCAAGGAGCGTGCCACGCCTAAAAACGGTGACAAGAATCGTGATTCTGGAGGGAGCAGAAAATGGCCAGAAAAATTTGGAACTCTGGAAGATTTTGATCGCAGTTCTCGGGGAAATGCGGAGACGGAGGATGATTACCATGGCGACCTAAACTACGAGGTATGGCTGGCAGCTGATGAG CAATTGGATTGTTTTGATCCAATCAAGCATCAAGGCATCTCCATTCTGTTCAGTAACACATCACATGATGGACTCAAGCATCAGGACCCCTGTGTGCCCCCCTG CGTCATTCCAATGTTCTACTACGGCCGTAACGACATATCTCTAGGAGAGTTCCTGCATCGATACTgcttcag GTCTTCCTATCACTGCCACGCTTGTGGTAGTGACATGGTGCAGCATCAACGTCATGTGATCCATGCACTGTCAGCAATCCACATCAACATGCAAAAACTGGTTTCCCCGTTGCCTGGCAACGACGACGGCGTCTATACTTGGCTGGCCTGCAAATTTTGTGACCAG TGCACTCCCTACACTAAGATGTCGAAGGACAGTCTTCTCTTCTCGTTTGCAaagtttctcgagttgaagtTCTATTCCGAGACGTATGGTACTCGTTACCAAGGCGACCAGAACTCGgcgtgtactcactctgtccACAAGGACTATGTACAATACTTCCTACACAAAGACAAACTGGCTGCTTTCCA gccGGACACGGTTGACATGCTGGATGTACTGGTTCCCCCGAGGACTATTCATATCACCACTCCTCGTCGGAGGTTCCACTTGGACTTCAAAACGGAAATAAAACAAGTCCAAAGAAT AGTGGAGGGTGTGTTCTATCGTATCGGACAGAAGCTGGAGCGGTACAGACTGGAACCAGTCGCTCACACCGTTGACGACCATATTGCCAACTCTAAG GCTGAGCGAGATGCactgaggtcaaaggtgaggcAGCTGAAGGATCTTGTTGTACTCGGGTGTCCGTTCCAATCGGGGGAGGAGGCAGGAAAAGACAACATGAAGATTGACCACGAGATGGAGGCTAGCATTATCGGTAACTTACAGGACAACATTGCAGACCTCAAGAGATGTATTGCAGACCTGGTGGACTGCTGGAACATAAA cCTGGAAGACATGGATAGTAAAGTGAGAGAGTATCGTCGCAAGATGAGAGAGAAAGACAGCATTCAGGGGGAGAGTTCTCGAGACAGCCCGGCCACTGCCACGCCcactagctccacccacagcaCACCCCTGCAGTCCATTATCCCCTCTACAGAGCCTTCAAG gagtaGTCAAGGCAACACGCCATATGGCACACCCCctggctccacccactctgacTCAGTGGACCTGAACACAGTATCTGCGTCCAACTTACTGGCTGTGGGAGGTAAGGATTCCCGTCCCCCCTCCCCTGACACTGGAGCTAAGGCTCACTCCAGAAACCTCTCCGATAGTGGTCTGCTACAATCTGAAG CCATGGACAAAACTCACAAGCGTCAGTTTTCTGACTCTGTGGGTCTTCAGATATCGAAAGACTCAGCGGGAGTCCTCTCTCCCATagagaccacacccctttaCAGCTCGGAGGGTGGTCTCAGTTCCATGGACGCGCCCACCACTCCCAGCGGTGGACCTAGCCTCAGCGAACTGACAGAAGAGGGAGAAATCCCTATCATTGAAGGGGAAACCCCTAGCAATGTTGGTGTTGCGGAGGAGCCTGGCGTGGATGTCCCTGTCAAAGAGGGGGAAATCCCCAACAAAGATGGGGAAGTCCCTAATGAAAAGCCAGGTGTTGAAGGAGATGTCAAACATGAAAA TGCACCAAAAGAAGTTCCGACGCCCAAGCCGCAGTCGCAGGACATTGCCAAGTCAGCAGAGAGAGAGGAGGAGGTACAGACTGACAGTGCCGGAGGACTGCTAGCACGACTCAGAG GCAAAGAGACACAGGATTCCAAAGACGATCCCACAAAGTTCTACCTCCTCGATCCGTACGTCATCACTACAAATAGTCCGATGAGCAGCCGCTCTTCAACACAAGCTCCTAGTCACTCCACAAGCCCTAGTTATCCTGACCCACCACTGACGGTGAAGGCAAGCAAAAAACAGGTTGGATCTCAAAAGAGATCTAGTCTTGCTCAAACAGCCACAGAGAGTCACTCTGAAG GGAGAGGAGGCAGCGAAAAACGATTAAAGGATAAAGAAAGGACGGGGGTGCTCTCACGTCCGTTTCAACGTTTGCCGGCTCCATTCTCAAACACCGAGCATCACTCGATGCATAGCATTATCACTCTTCCGATGAGTATCTACGAGAAGGAACCGACATCCATTATCGCCTTTGCTTTGAGTTCCCGAGAATATTTACGCAAACTGAAACTGCTTCAGGAACGGACTGCTGTTAAATTGAGCGGAGCTTCAGCAAAGGTCACAGAGGTCAAACCAGCACCCACTGCCAGCCCTAAACC GAAACGACATACGAGTGACTCCGAGAAGGGGCCCCCGCCTGGTGCTAATGCAGCAAATATCAAGACAAACCTGAAAGCCGTCATAAACGAACTTAAGAAGAAGGGATCAGGTATCAGCCTCTTCTCTGGCTCAGCGTCAATTCAAACCTCACCTGAGGCACTAGAAACCATCCCAGATTTGTCCAAGAAGGCAGAACTCACGACCAGCTTGTCTGTGAAGTCATATGACCCGAGCATAGCGTCATCACGGTTGAGCGACCCGTCtacggagggggtggggcctAATATTGGACTAGGTGGAGCTGATGAAATGGACTCGGGGAAAACAACGTCACATGTCAGTTTAG AGTTCACTAGTCCTGACAAGTCGGCCAGTTTCTTCTGCAAGGTCTACTATGCCGAGGAGTTTAGAGAATTGAGGGAGCTCATCTTCCCCAGTGGAGaggagag TTTTATTCGTTCGCTGTCTCGTTGTATCAAATACGATGCTAAAGGAGGAAAGTCAAGATCAGCTTTCTGCAAAGTAGCAG ATGATAGATTCATTCTGAAGCAGGTCAAGTCAATAGAGATATCATCATTCGAGCTCTTTGCTCCTCACTACCTCAAGCACGTCACAAAGGCTCTGGAAGATAAG cgacctttgaccttggcCAAGATCCTCGGTGCGTACAGTATTGGGTTCCGCAACTCTCGTACCGGTTCCTCAAAGCGATTGGACGTTCTAGTGATGGAGAACCTTCTGTACGAGCACAGCACCAACAAGGTATTCGATTTGAAGGGCTCCATGAGAAGTCGATTCATTGATCCGTCTAAAGAGAGCAGTGGGGACGTACTGTTGGATGAGAACTACCTTCAAT CGATTTGCTGCAACCCAGTGTACGTGTACCCCCACTCCAAGTGCGTACTGATGCAGGCCATACTAGCCGACACTGAGTTCCTGGCACAGAATGCCATCATGGACTACTCTCTACTCACTTGCATCGATGACTCCACAGGAGAACTTGTCGTTGGAATTATTG ACTATATCCGTACCTTTACGCTGGATAAGAGGGTGGAAATGTTCCTCAAGAAGACAGCTGGGAAGACGCTACCAACTGTTGTGTACCCTGAACTCTATCGTAAGAGATTCTGCGAGGCAATGGACAAATATTTCACTGTAGTGCCTGATAAATGGACAGGGCTAGGTGCAGACGTCAAGTACTAG